The following coding sequences are from one Natrarchaeobaculum sulfurireducens window:
- a CDS encoding DUF7126 family protein, with amino-acid sequence MEAIVAGPDEDDLATALEAEGVSVTRVGGIPTRPTLEEAGALEADLFVLTDVDEATAIPIVCDLNDGIRTVVYARRTVPEFVKGQLDLAVDPRLVDADAVADALVS; translated from the coding sequence ATGGAGGCAATCGTCGCCGGGCCGGACGAAGACGACCTCGCCACAGCGCTCGAGGCCGAAGGCGTCTCCGTCACCCGCGTCGGCGGGATCCCGACCCGGCCAACGCTCGAGGAGGCGGGCGCGCTCGAAGCCGACCTGTTCGTGCTCACGGACGTCGACGAGGCGACGGCGATCCCGATCGTCTGTGATCTGAACGACGGTATTCGAACGGTCGTCTACGCCCGGCGAACGGTCCCGGAGTTCGTCAAGGGACAACTCGATCTCGCAGTCGACCCCCGACTGGTCGATGCGGATGCAGTGGCCGACGCATTAGTTTCTTGA
- a CDS encoding RNA-guided endonuclease TnpB family protein — MVTVTVTAKFHNPSLSRRKEWQHATCLYRDTKQFCIDGWENDDFGKSVTTASIDNDLYSAIQNQAIREAKSDHNKDGEVRYRESQPFAVNNQNWEIDTTENGTVVVGFPCVSQWWYTPIEVYDDIADPVDRLVEGDADKTRLQVYRRGDDWYCTFNTEYDADTSGETPVGVDIGERHILAVTAYGEDESMLVSGGEAKYVRRKYRSLRDSLSEAGALRARNRVGDKEQRRIKDLNHKLSRRLITFAEQFENPVIRMEDLEGIRENSSWSGVHSWHFHQLQQFITYKAERAGIHVEKVDAHHTSQQCSACSSMGTRDGDHFSCSECGRGRHADLNASENIAQREGEPCTA; from the coding sequence ATGGTCACGGTGACTGTCACCGCGAAGTTTCACAACCCGTCCCTCTCACGGCGCAAAGAGTGGCAACACGCTACTTGTCTCTACCGTGACACCAAGCAGTTCTGTATCGACGGATGGGAGAACGACGACTTCGGCAAATCCGTGACCACCGCCAGCATCGACAACGACCTCTACTCGGCTATCCAGAACCAAGCCATTCGAGAGGCGAAATCCGACCACAACAAGGACGGAGAGGTTCGCTACCGAGAGAGTCAACCGTTCGCCGTCAACAACCAGAACTGGGAAATCGACACAACCGAGAACGGCACGGTCGTCGTCGGCTTCCCGTGCGTCTCCCAGTGGTGGTACACCCCGATAGAAGTGTACGACGACATTGCCGACCCCGTAGACCGACTGGTCGAAGGTGACGCCGATAAGACCCGTCTACAGGTCTACCGTCGTGGAGACGACTGGTACTGTACGTTCAACACCGAATACGACGCCGACACGTCGGGCGAGACGCCCGTCGGTGTCGATATTGGTGAACGACACATCCTCGCTGTGACCGCCTACGGTGAGGACGAGTCGATGCTGGTGTCTGGTGGTGAGGCGAAGTACGTTCGACGCAAATATCGTTCCCTACGCGATTCGCTTTCGGAAGCGGGTGCGCTTCGCGCACGAAACCGTGTGGGTGACAAAGAACAGCGTCGAATCAAAGACCTGAATCACAAACTCTCCCGTCGCCTCATCACGTTCGCGGAACAGTTCGAGAATCCAGTCATTCGGATGGAAGACCTCGAAGGCATCCGCGAGAATAGTTCGTGGTCAGGCGTTCATTCGTGGCATTTCCACCAACTCCAACAGTTCATCACGTACAAAGCCGAACGCGCTGGTATCCATGTCGAGAAAGTCGATGCCCACCATACCAGCCAGCAGTGTTCGGCGTGTAGTTCGATGGGAACCCGTGATGGCGACCACTTTTCGTGTTCGGAGTGCGGTCGTGGACGCCACGCCGACCTGAACGCTTCGGAGAATATCGCACAACGGGAGGGTGAACCATGCACGGCGTAA
- a CDS encoding 5-formyltetrahydrofolate cyclo-ligase — protein sequence MDKQEIREHVWDDLEDSGVARFPFPPHGRIPNFEDASAAADRLADQPEWQAAETIKANPDAPQLPVRRRALRDGKTVYMAVPRLADERCFLKLDPDELADYDAATTVSGSSTHGEQLGPDAVESIDLIVSGSVAVTDDGARIGKGEGYSDLEYAILRDLGLVDETTPVATTVHERQVLDEPVDIDDHDVPMDLIVTPEAVRRPDRGDRPDGIDWDLLTDDRLGEIPILERLAERRLDER from the coding sequence ATGGACAAACAGGAGATCCGTGAACACGTCTGGGACGACCTCGAAGACAGCGGCGTCGCTCGGTTCCCGTTCCCGCCACACGGTCGGATTCCGAATTTCGAGGACGCGTCGGCCGCTGCCGACCGGCTGGCCGACCAGCCCGAGTGGCAGGCAGCCGAGACGATCAAGGCGAACCCCGACGCCCCACAGCTCCCGGTCCGGCGGCGTGCACTTCGCGACGGCAAGACGGTCTACATGGCCGTTCCGCGGCTCGCCGACGAACGGTGTTTTCTGAAACTCGATCCCGACGAACTCGCCGACTACGACGCGGCGACGACGGTCTCCGGCTCGTCGACCCACGGCGAGCAACTCGGCCCCGACGCCGTCGAGTCGATCGACCTGATCGTCTCCGGGAGCGTCGCCGTAACCGACGACGGCGCGCGAATTGGGAAAGGCGAGGGCTACAGCGACCTCGAGTACGCCATCCTTCGTGACCTCGGCCTCGTCGACGAGACGACACCGGTCGCGACGACTGTCCACGAACGCCAGGTGCTCGACGAGCCGGTCGACATCGACGACCACGACGTCCCGATGGACCTGATCGTCACGCCTGAAGCAGTCCGTCGGCCCGACCGCGGCGACCGTCCCGATGGCATCGACTGGGACTTGCTTACGGACGACCGTCTCGGGGAGATACCGATACTCGAGCGACTCGCTGAACGGCGACTGGATGAACGGTGA
- a CDS encoding MogA/MoaB family molybdenum cofactor biosynthesis protein has translation MVGRDRGTLETVGVAIVTISSESTIEEDDAGAAIVTSFEEAGHEVVTRELIARTHDNVQAKVSRLVDRDDTDLIVTTGGTGVEPRDATLEAVRPLVQKELPAFLNLFHELSYSEIGTEVVSSRALGGIVDGVPVFCLPNDETATRLACDAIIVPEAPRLATLANGGTDEDEP, from the coding sequence ATGGTTGGACGCGACCGCGGCACGCTCGAGACGGTCGGCGTTGCGATCGTCACCATCTCTTCGGAGTCGACGATCGAAGAAGACGATGCGGGAGCGGCGATCGTCACGTCGTTCGAGGAGGCGGGTCACGAGGTTGTCACGCGAGAACTCATTGCACGAACTCACGACAACGTACAGGCGAAGGTCTCGAGACTCGTCGACCGTGACGACACCGACCTCATCGTCACCACCGGCGGAACTGGCGTCGAACCGCGGGATGCGACGCTCGAGGCCGTCCGGCCGCTCGTTCAGAAGGAACTGCCCGCCTTTCTCAACCTGTTTCACGAACTCTCTTACAGCGAGATTGGGACCGAGGTGGTGAGCAGTCGAGCGCTCGGCGGCATCGTCGACGGCGTTCCCGTCTTCTGTCTGCCGAACGATGAGACTGCGACCCGACTGGCCTGCGACGCGATCATCGTTCCCGAAGCGCCGAGGCTGGCGACGCTCGCCAACGGCGGCACCGACGAAGACGAACCTTGA
- a CDS encoding zinc-binding dehydrogenase: MQAVKITEHGDTDVIEYGEYPDPEVGRDEVLVDVKAAALNHLDIWTRRGLPTLDLEMPHIPGSDGAGVVAEVGEDVTRFEEGDHVALSAGVGDLRMDDPTLDPRYHIIGEHVPGIHAEYAAINEDNLIPVPEHVDWTIAGSSCLVFQTAWRMLIDRADLEAGEKVLVLGASGGVGHAALQIADYAGAEVYATGSSEEKLEYAKEHGADHVCNYEEEDFAKWVRSETDGRGVDVVVEHVGAPTWRDSIKSLAKGGRLVTCGGTGGGNPETDIPRIFWNQLEIIGSTMATPEQVDDVMELVWDGTFEPAIREELPMSESARAHEIIENREGFGKVVVRPDSEL; this comes from the coding sequence ATGCAAGCGGTCAAGATCACGGAACACGGAGACACGGACGTCATCGAGTACGGCGAGTATCCCGACCCCGAAGTCGGCCGCGACGAAGTTCTCGTCGACGTGAAAGCCGCCGCACTCAACCATCTCGACATCTGGACCCGCCGTGGGCTCCCGACGCTCGACCTCGAGATGCCACACATCCCCGGCAGCGACGGAGCCGGCGTCGTCGCCGAGGTCGGCGAAGACGTCACCCGCTTCGAGGAGGGCGACCACGTAGCGCTGTCGGCCGGCGTCGGCGACCTCCGGATGGACGATCCGACGCTCGATCCTCGCTATCACATCATCGGCGAGCACGTTCCCGGCATCCACGCCGAGTACGCCGCTATCAACGAGGACAACCTCATCCCCGTCCCCGAGCACGTCGACTGGACCATCGCCGGCTCGAGCTGTCTCGTCTTCCAGACCGCCTGGCGGATGCTGATCGACCGCGCGGACCTCGAGGCTGGTGAAAAAGTGCTCGTCCTCGGTGCCAGCGGCGGCGTTGGCCACGCGGCGCTCCAGATCGCCGACTACGCGGGCGCGGAGGTGTACGCAACCGGCAGCAGTGAAGAGAAACTCGAGTACGCCAAAGAACACGGCGCTGACCACGTCTGTAACTACGAGGAAGAAGACTTCGCGAAGTGGGTCCGCTCGGAGACCGATGGCCGCGGCGTCGACGTCGTCGTCGAACACGTCGGTGCCCCGACCTGGCGCGATTCGATCAAGAGCCTCGCGAAAGGCGGCCGATTGGTGACCTGCGGTGGCACCGGCGGTGGCAACCCCGAGACCGACATCCCGCGGATCTTCTGGAACCAACTCGAGATCATCGGCTCGACGATGGCGACACCCGAGCAGGTCGACGACGTGATGGAACTCGTCTGGGACGGCACCTTCGAGCCAGCCATCCGCGAGGAGTTGCCGATGAGCGAGAGCGCTCGCGCTCACGAAATCATCGAGAACCGCGAGGGCTTCGGGAAGGTCGTCGTTCGGCCAGACAGCGAACTCTAG
- a CDS encoding DUF7853 family protein: MSSPSSETETHEVTLSRDEQWTVHHVLATRIDDAIDANETPPEWAIEAFEALESGDESGTFTGRQATELAAALSDYLADNAPDADVAHGTDVLDRLESALESRA, from the coding sequence ATGAGTTCCCCATCATCGGAAACCGAGACGCACGAAGTGACGCTCTCCAGAGACGAGCAGTGGACCGTCCATCACGTACTCGCGACCCGAATCGACGACGCCATCGACGCCAACGAAACGCCACCGGAGTGGGCGATCGAGGCGTTCGAGGCGCTCGAGTCGGGCGACGAGTCAGGGACGTTCACCGGCCGACAGGCGACCGAACTTGCCGCCGCGCTCTCGGACTATCTCGCCGACAACGCACCGGACGCGGACGTCGCCCACGGGACCGACGTCCTCGATCGTCTCGAGTCGGCACTCGAATCACGGGCCTAG
- a CDS encoding NUDIX hydrolase, translating into MQTQEGDLAHENARQNVIAVDERDTALEVVNRLEAHTGDGIRHRAFTALVFDDEDNVLLAQRAPEKRLWGTYWDGTVASHPVEGQSQKTATRERLEEELGITPDQYDDLRLTDRFEYKRYFENEGVEHEVCTVLKLTLSNPSLEPNEEEVAGLLWAPYERLHTNPEWYRQLRLCPWFEIAMRRDTR; encoded by the coding sequence ATGCAAACGCAAGAGGGCGATCTCGCCCACGAAAACGCACGCCAGAACGTCATTGCAGTCGACGAACGCGACACCGCACTCGAGGTCGTCAACCGCCTCGAGGCCCACACGGGCGACGGCATCCGCCACCGCGCGTTTACGGCGCTCGTTTTCGACGACGAGGACAACGTTCTGCTCGCCCAGCGAGCACCCGAAAAACGCCTCTGGGGGACCTACTGGGACGGCACTGTTGCTTCCCACCCTGTCGAAGGCCAGAGCCAGAAGACGGCTACCCGCGAGCGCCTCGAGGAGGAACTGGGAATCACGCCCGACCAGTACGACGACCTCCGGCTGACCGACCGCTTCGAATACAAACGGTACTTCGAGAACGAAGGCGTCGAACACGAGGTGTGTACCGTTCTCAAACTGACGCTGTCAAATCCATCACTCGAGCCAAACGAGGAGGAGGTAGCCGGACTTCTGTGGGCTCCCTACGAGCGACTGCACACGAACCCCGAGTGGTACCGCCAGCTCCGACTCTGTCCGTGGTTCGAAATCGCGATGCGACGTGACACTCGGTAA
- a CDS encoding universal stress protein, producing the protein MAIVAAIDGSDRAVAVIEQANDLAEHYDVDLHIAHVGDPTVDFREDFTDVSEDALRAHAGRWSERVVEEVQESASEIAAEAAAQVDGLETYETIGLVGDAAEVIRRYAEEHDAEYIVVSGRKRRPLGQALFGSVTQSLLLNANCPVVAVPQDLE; encoded by the coding sequence ATGGCAATCGTCGCGGCAATCGACGGCTCCGATCGAGCGGTCGCAGTCATCGAACAGGCGAACGACCTGGCCGAACACTACGACGTCGACTTACACATCGCCCACGTGGGCGATCCCACGGTCGACTTCAGGGAGGACTTTACGGACGTTTCGGAAGACGCGCTGAGAGCCCACGCGGGGCGGTGGTCCGAGCGAGTCGTCGAGGAAGTCCAGGAGTCGGCCTCCGAAATCGCAGCCGAAGCCGCAGCACAGGTAGACGGCCTCGAGACGTACGAGACGATCGGGTTAGTCGGTGATGCCGCCGAGGTCATCCGCCGATACGCCGAAGAACACGACGCCGAGTACATCGTTGTCAGCGGCCGCAAACGTCGTCCCCTCGGACAGGCGCTGTTCGGGAGCGTCACCCAGTCGTTGTTGTTGAACGCGAACTGTCCCGTCGTTGCAGTCCCCCAGGACCTCGAGTAG
- a CDS encoding GNAT family N-acetyltransferase, with amino-acid sequence MAGADSGLTVTAVDTIQAIDRTRWNEVVDRCDLATVFHRYEWLEAIERGLGYPARHILVEKDTNLIGLFPNFIVGIPKTPFDRLTSIYPGFGGPLLSTDVAEALSHLIEGIPDLCAGRTIVHEIRASNTNFLRYNDPLETEGYDSSRAGGRFLLNLARGYDVIFEEMDSSRRRAIRRGRDHDHEIDDVEPSRANLRRFYEGYRTRMEHIDGTVYPFDFFDHLRPMADRLVLVSLTIDGEYAGGFLALCNDEQSTVHGFFAGVPSAYFEYHASELVYDYLFRWGIDNGYERYDFGGSGANFEDGAFRFKEKFGGRLVPNLYWERATSPAWRLVKTGRSLYWRYAN; translated from the coding sequence ATGGCCGGAGCCGATTCCGGCCTGACCGTGACCGCCGTCGATACGATCCAGGCGATCGATCGAACCCGGTGGAACGAAGTCGTCGATCGATGTGATCTCGCGACCGTATTCCACCGTTATGAGTGGCTCGAGGCGATCGAACGTGGACTCGGGTACCCAGCCAGGCACATCCTCGTAGAGAAGGATACGAACCTGATTGGGCTGTTTCCGAACTTTATCGTGGGCATTCCGAAGACGCCGTTCGATCGACTCACGTCGATCTACCCGGGGTTTGGAGGTCCGCTGCTCTCGACCGACGTCGCCGAGGCACTCTCGCATCTGATCGAGGGGATTCCCGACCTGTGTGCCGGGCGCACGATCGTCCACGAGATCCGGGCATCCAACACGAACTTCCTTCGGTACAACGATCCGCTCGAGACCGAAGGGTACGACTCGAGCCGAGCTGGCGGTCGGTTCCTGCTCAACCTCGCGAGGGGATACGATGTGATCTTCGAGGAGATGGACAGCTCGAGGCGGCGGGCGATCCGACGTGGACGGGACCACGACCACGAGATCGACGACGTCGAGCCATCGCGGGCGAACCTGCGGCGATTCTACGAGGGGTATCGGACGCGAATGGAGCACATCGACGGGACGGTCTATCCGTTCGACTTCTTCGATCATCTGCGGCCGATGGCCGACCGGCTCGTGCTCGTCTCGTTGACGATCGACGGCGAGTACGCCGGGGGCTTTCTCGCGCTGTGTAACGATGAGCAGTCGACGGTCCACGGCTTCTTCGCTGGCGTCCCCTCGGCGTACTTCGAGTATCACGCCTCCGAGCTGGTGTACGATTACCTCTTTCGGTGGGGGATCGACAACGGCTACGAGCGGTACGATTTCGGTGGCTCGGGTGCGAACTTCGAGGACGGTGCATTCCGCTTCAAAGAGAAGTTCGGCGGTCGGCTCGTCCCCAACCTCTACTGGGAACGCGCCACGAGCCCCGCCTGGCGACTGGTGAAAACCGGACGCTCGCTGTACTGGCGCTACGCGAACTGA
- a CDS encoding Lrp/AsnC family transcriptional regulator — translation MDELDRQILDILRRDARTPYTEIADEVGTSEGTVRNRVERMMDDEVIERFTISTRTGNVKSMIEVSVAVDVDTKRIAERMAEWEEVDFVWMVSGEQDVVLVVDAADTRGVNDLITQAREQEEVVSTKTRLILDEELG, via the coding sequence ATGGACGAGCTGGACCGACAGATACTGGATATTCTCCGGCGAGACGCACGAACGCCGTATACGGAGATCGCAGACGAGGTCGGGACAAGCGAGGGGACCGTCCGCAACCGCGTCGAGCGGATGATGGACGACGAGGTCATCGAACGCTTTACCATTTCGACGCGGACGGGCAACGTCAAATCGATGATCGAGGTCAGCGTCGCGGTCGACGTCGATACCAAGCGGATCGCCGAGCGCATGGCCGAGTGGGAAGAAGTCGACTTCGTCTGGATGGTCTCGGGCGAACAGGACGTCGTGTTGGTCGTCGACGCTGCCGACACGCGCGGGGTGAACGACCTCATCACGCAGGCTCGAGAGCAAGAAGAGGTCGTGAGCACCAAGACCAGACTCATCCTCGACGAGGAACTCGGCTGA
- the carA gene encoding glutamine-hydrolyzing carbamoyl-phosphate synthase small subunit — protein MTAAYVALEGGHVLEGRGRVPGTARGELVFTTAYTGYEESLTDPSYEEQVLTFSYPLIGNYGVREERFEDDQVHPRAVLAKELTEDVTDWLESEGVPAIDHLDTREIVTDIRDQGAMKCGIAVGDDVTEDDALEQLEACKAMSDHTDIGAQVSVEEPVVHGADNDGPDVALVDCGAKGSIIDSLLEREATVHVLPYDSDVADVEAVDPDVLFISNGPGDPANYEDAAALVETFVEDTPVAGICLGQQIVARALGGTTEKMTFGHRGVNQPVLDLESGRVVMTTQNHGYTVADPGDHLEVTQINVNDDTPEGIDGIEYDVITRQYHPEANPGPEDTLDFFDDVLAMVDGEPHRAVPADD, from the coding sequence ATGACAGCGGCCTACGTTGCACTGGAAGGTGGCCACGTACTCGAGGGACGTGGTCGCGTTCCGGGAACGGCTCGTGGCGAACTGGTTTTCACGACGGCATACACCGGATACGAAGAGAGTCTGACCGACCCCTCCTATGAGGAGCAGGTCCTGACGTTCTCGTATCCGCTGATCGGGAACTACGGCGTCCGCGAAGAGCGATTCGAGGACGACCAAGTCCATCCGCGTGCGGTGCTCGCAAAGGAACTGACCGAGGACGTCACCGACTGGCTCGAAAGCGAGGGCGTCCCCGCGATCGACCACCTCGACACCCGCGAGATCGTCACCGACATCCGCGACCAGGGGGCGATGAAATGCGGTATCGCCGTCGGCGACGACGTCACCGAAGACGACGCGCTCGAGCAACTCGAGGCCTGCAAGGCAATGAGCGACCACACCGACATCGGCGCACAGGTCAGCGTCGAGGAACCCGTCGTCCACGGCGCCGACAACGACGGCCCCGACGTTGCGCTCGTCGACTGCGGCGCGAAGGGATCGATCATCGACTCCCTGCTCGAGCGAGAGGCGACGGTCCACGTCCTCCCCTACGACTCGGACGTCGCCGACGTCGAGGCCGTCGATCCGGACGTCCTGTTCATCTCGAACGGTCCCGGCGACCCCGCCAACTACGAGGACGCCGCGGCGCTCGTCGAGACGTTCGTCGAGGACACCCCCGTGGCCGGTATCTGTCTCGGCCAGCAGATCGTCGCCCGCGCACTCGGCGGGACCACCGAAAAGATGACATTCGGCCACCGCGGCGTCAACCAGCCCGTTCTGGATCTCGAGTCGGGCCGAGTCGTCATGACCACCCAGAACCACGGTTACACGGTCGCCGACCCCGGCGACCACCTCGAGGTGACCCAGATCAACGTCAACGACGACACGCCCGAGGGGATCGACGGCATCGAGTACGACGTGATCACCCGTCAGTACCACCCCGAAGCGAACCCCGGCCCCGAAGATACCCTCGACTTCTTCGACGACGTTCTCGCGATGGTCGACGGCGAACCCCACCGAGCCGTTCCCGCCGACGACTAA
- a CDS encoding GAF domain-containing protein produces MTRNVLCVDTPDRVATTAAAVGRVDGLSVIEATSVDDVGDALETESIVCVVTEYDLPDGTGLEVVDILRTESPQTPCVLFTDVAPGDIDTESFEEVIVEYLSRELPDAEDRLGFIVDDVINHSAQVGFLKPEDEDERLETLASYDIDSLPIDESFERLTDLIAAHFDVAVAFIGLIEADEERFLACAGGDWDSLTREDTICTHSMLQEDVMVVEDIMQDNRFNENQQLQNLGIRSYAGANMTAPNGQVIGQVCVLDDTPRSYTAEEQRLLEQYAETAMEVLELRRTVREATDVEVAQ; encoded by the coding sequence GTGACACGAAACGTTCTGTGTGTCGACACACCAGACCGAGTGGCAACGACTGCCGCTGCGGTCGGTCGCGTCGACGGACTATCCGTAATCGAAGCAACATCGGTAGACGACGTCGGAGACGCACTCGAAACCGAGTCGATCGTCTGTGTCGTAACCGAGTACGACCTGCCCGACGGGACCGGTCTCGAGGTCGTCGACATCCTTCGCACTGAATCTCCACAAACGCCCTGTGTCCTGTTTACCGACGTTGCCCCGGGCGATATCGATACCGAATCCTTCGAGGAGGTGATCGTCGAATACCTGAGTCGAGAGCTTCCAGACGCCGAGGATCGGCTCGGCTTTATCGTCGACGACGTGATCAACCACAGCGCACAGGTCGGCTTTCTTAAACCCGAAGACGAAGACGAACGCCTCGAGACCCTCGCCTCGTACGACATCGACTCGCTCCCGATCGACGAGAGTTTCGAACGGCTAACCGACCTCATCGCCGCCCACTTCGACGTCGCCGTTGCCTTCATCGGCCTGATCGAAGCCGACGAAGAGCGATTTCTGGCCTGTGCTGGCGGCGACTGGGACTCGCTCACTCGAGAGGATACGATCTGTACCCACAGTATGCTTCAGGAGGACGTCATGGTCGTCGAAGACATCATGCAGGACAATCGCTTCAACGAGAACCAACAGCTCCAAAACCTCGGGATTCGGTCCTACGCCGGTGCGAACATGACCGCCCCGAACGGCCAGGTGATCGGACAGGTCTGCGTACTCGACGACACACCGCGGAGCTACACCGCCGAGGAACAACGACTCCTCGAGCAGTACGCCGAGACGGCGATGGAAGTTCTCGAGCTACGTCGGACCGTTCGGGAGGCGACCGACGTGGAGGTAGCACAATGA
- a CDS encoding DUF7504 family protein → MSLRTQAFSLDPLPLEDIDSGTSILLTGDDEAALKSIFARIVAADEDEKSIVLATNSGGPTVRRTLEAVKQSAGSRSFVLSCQGPDQGEEIKTVDELGDLTNLGMHYSGLVAAAQQSTTRFRSGIFLCSTILGEVDDTRSVYRFLNSNLLTDLRRGEGIGVCAIDTSADIGTDVDSMLSGMEVSFTGRIDVKTTGQNEATLETSGLSSTDETVTVSL, encoded by the coding sequence ATGAGCCTCCGCACGCAGGCGTTCTCGCTGGACCCACTGCCGCTAGAGGACATCGACAGCGGAACCTCGATTTTGCTCACCGGAGATGACGAGGCGGCGCTTAAATCGATCTTCGCACGCATCGTCGCAGCCGATGAAGACGAAAAGAGCATCGTCCTCGCGACGAACAGCGGCGGACCGACGGTTCGACGAACTCTCGAAGCGGTCAAACAGAGCGCCGGTAGCCGGTCGTTCGTTCTCAGCTGCCAGGGCCCAGACCAGGGCGAAGAAATCAAAACCGTCGACGAGCTTGGCGACCTCACGAACCTCGGCATGCACTATTCCGGGCTCGTCGCGGCCGCCCAGCAGTCGACCACGCGGTTTCGCTCCGGCATCTTTCTCTGCTCGACCATCCTCGGCGAAGTCGACGATACCCGATCGGTCTATCGGTTTCTCAACTCGAATCTCCTCACCGACCTTCGCCGTGGCGAGGGGATCGGTGTCTGTGCCATCGATACGAGCGCCGACATCGGTACGGACGTCGACAGTATGCTCTCGGGCATGGAGGTGTCGTTTACCGGGCGAATCGACGTCAAAACCACCGGTCAAAATGAGGCGACGCTCGAAACGTCCGGGCTCTCTAGCACCGACGAAACCGTGACCGTCTCGTTGTAA
- a CDS encoding SIMPL domain-containing protein: protein MDRRRFIAVSAVGAVGTLAGCTGAAQEDGSQNSADSTRGAAPESAAERSIEVRANGEIETEPDEASMHVGLEVTGDSADEVETELAEQAEELRAAFEELGIPNDDVESGRYDVRPERDGTDYEGSHSFHLTIDDVDRVGDVVDGVTAVGADDVGRINFGLSDERRAELRDDTLAHALENADEEASSIAADRDVSITGTKSVSTRNVDVQPATADAPEADMQVAEDDTAAGTSTEIESGPVVVTASVEVAYGFEAID, encoded by the coding sequence ATGGACAGACGACGCTTCATCGCGGTGTCGGCCGTCGGCGCGGTCGGGACCCTCGCTGGCTGTACAGGTGCTGCACAAGAGGATGGGAGTCAGAACTCGGCCGATTCGACCCGCGGGGCAGCTCCAGAAAGCGCTGCGGAGCGTTCGATCGAGGTGCGCGCGAACGGTGAGATCGAGACGGAGCCAGACGAGGCGTCGATGCACGTCGGCCTCGAGGTCACGGGCGACAGCGCGGACGAGGTGGAGACCGAACTCGCCGAGCAAGCCGAGGAGTTGCGAGCGGCGTTCGAGGAACTCGGAATCCCCAACGACGACGTCGAGTCGGGCCGGTACGACGTGCGGCCGGAGCGCGACGGAACCGACTACGAGGGATCACACAGTTTTCACCTTACCATCGACGACGTCGATCGCGTCGGTGACGTCGTCGACGGAGTCACGGCTGTCGGGGCCGACGACGTCGGCCGGATCAACTTCGGCCTGAGCGACGAGCGCCGCGCCGAGTTACGCGACGATACGCTCGCCCACGCGCTCGAGAACGCTGACGAAGAGGCGTCCTCGATCGCGGCCGATCGTGACGTCTCGATCACGGGTACGAAGTCGGTGTCGACGCGAAACGTCGATGTACAGCCAGCGACAGCCGATGCACCCGAGGCCGACATGCAGGTCGCCGAGGACGACACGGCCGCAGGAACGAGTACCGAAATCGAATCAGGCCCAGTGGTCGTCACTGCCTCCGTCGAAGTTGCCTACGGGTTCGAGGCGATCGACTAA